The nucleotide sequence CGCGGCTGCCAGTTGTTGCTCGCTGGCCGGAACGGTGGCGACTTCGTTGAAAGAGATTGTGCTGGCCGCAATACCGACCAATTGCACATCGACGTCAATCTGTCGACCAGCGATTTGCGACAAGTTCACAGGAGCAGTCAACGCTCCTTTGCCATCGGGTAACAGGTCGTAGCGATAGCGTTTCGCATTGCCTTCGACTCGTACCGAAACGGCACCGCGTCCCCGGTCAACCGAAACCGGCTGACCAGCGCGGTCATAGACGAACATTTGCAGCCCGCCTTGTGAAACAATCGTTTCGATTTGCAGGTTGCCGGTTTGTTTCAAACTGCCGCCATGCGGCCCTGCTTGCGTCGCTTCGCGAGCCTGCGTCATGCCGGGCATCACGTGGTTGTGCCCAGCGTGATTGTGCTGCGATTGAATCGTCTGCCCAAACACGCCCGATGTGGACATCGCGAGTGAGAAAGCGGTGATGATGAGTGTTCGTTTCATGGGAGAACTCCGTTGTAAAGTTTCAGGACACCGTCCGTTGGGTCCGTCGATCTTGGTGAGGTTGATTGATTGGATGCCTGAGTCGTGAATTCCTTCACGGTCAAACGAAAAGTTTTATGCCGCTTTCATGAGTTCCTCCTCCGGCATCGCTTCGGTGCCTTCCCAAAGCTCGTCTTGAAATCCGAAACGCATTTTCAATTCCAGGTAGCCGCAATAGAGCGTCGGCACAATAAACGACGTGAACGGTTCAGCTAACATGCCACCGAACACGGGAATCGCCATCGCTCGGGCGACGTCAGCACCACGGCCTGTCGCAATTAACACTGGAATCAACGCGGCAAGCGTCGTCACCGTTGTCATCATGCAAGGTCGAATGCGTTTCAGTCCAGCTTCGTAGACTGTGTTGCGGATATCTTCGACCGTTTCGACTTTACGTTTCTTCAGCAGTTGATGGATGTAGGTCGCCATCACCACGCCATCGTCGACGGCTAGTCCGAACAACGCGATGAAGCCAACCCATACTGCCGTATTGAGTTCGACGCCCATCGTTGCCACTGCAATCATGCCACCAGCGAAGGCGACGGGGATACCGGAGAACACGGCCAACGAAATCGAGAGGTTTCGGAACTCCATGTAAAGCAACATCAGATTGATGCAGATCACCATCGGAATGATCCACATCAAACGCCTGTTGGCTTCGATCTGATTTCGGAAGCTACCAACGGCCTCGAGAGAGTATCCCGCTGGCAGCGATAACCGATTCGGGTCCGACGGAGGCAGCGACTGAGCCTCGCGGAGCTGTTCTTCGATCGCGGAGACGGATTCCAAATCGCCCTTGCTGCCATTGGTCATGAAAGAAACGTGAGCGACCAGTCGGCCATTCTCACTGTTGATTGCACCCGGCCCCCAAGTCGTTTCCAGCGTCGCGAGTTCTTCGAGCGGTACGACCGCCCCCGAATGTGTGACGACGGGTAAGCGTTTCAGGCCGTCGATCTGTTCGCGGAGGTCGCGGTTGTAACGGAGCCGCACTGGATAACGCTCACGTCCTTCAACGGTCTTGATTAAATTCATCCCGCCGAGTGCGGTCTCGATGACTTGGTTCACCATCGACGAACTCATCCCGTACCGCGATGCCGCCTCACGATCGACGGTGAACTCGACGTAGGGTTTGCCAAGCACGATATCGGGATTGACGGTGCCGGCGTTGATCAGCGGCGACTTCTTCAGCTCAGCGGAGACATTCATGGCCGCGTCAGCCAACTCGTCGAGTTCGTTGCCGTAAACTCGAATGGCCATCGGTGCCTTGATGCCAGACTGCAACATCACGACTCGGCCCTCGATCGGTTGTAACGCCGACGCGGGCGTGACACCGGGCAACGTGGCGACTCGGTTGATTTCGTCCCACACGTCGCGAGCCGTGACGCCTTCTCGCCACTCGCTTTCGGGTTTGAGCATCACATAGGTTTCGACCATCGCGGCCGGCGCGGGGTCGAGTGCCGATTCGACGCGACCGATCTTGCCAAGCACATCTTTGACTTCGGGAATCTGGCCGATCAAAACATCTTGCGTCTGCAACACTTGCATCGCTTGCGAGAAACTGGCTGCCGGGTACAGCGTCGGCATGTAGAACCAGCTTCCTTCGTCTAGGGCGATCCAGTCGTCGCTCTGCAACCCCGTAAAAACATGCTTGGCATCGACGTAGCCGGGAAAGTCATTCAGATCGGCACCGAACAAGTTGGCGAACTTTTCGACCGGACGGAGCACGGTTGGCATTCCGACGTAGGCACCCACGCCGATGATCAACAGCATCAACGGAAACGAAAGCGCAACCGCTTTGTGGTTCAGGGCGTATCGCAATCGGGCTGCGTAAATCCAACGAACGAAGCGACTGGAAGGAATCTCTTCGATTGGCCGAATCCGCTCTCGCAGCAATTGCCAACCGGCAATGAATCCGATCACTGCGGCGACGGTGGTCACGATCCAGGTTTCCAAGCCGAATCGCTCTGCGAGTCGCGACCCCCAAAGGAAATGCGAAGCCACACCGAGAAGTCCGGCCAGCGAAACGCCAGCGAGCAAAGCCGCACTCTTGCGACGCACATTGCTTCGCAGCATCAAACGGCACAGTGCCGGCACAATCGTGACGGCGGTGATCATCGCCGCAGCAATCGCAAATGTCTTGGTGTAAGCCAGCGGAGAGAACAGCTTGTAATCGCGACCGGTCAAAAAGAAGACCGGCAAGAAACTGACAATGGTTGTCGCCACGGCGGTCACGACGGCCGGTGCGACTTCAACCGTTGCCTCGTAGACGACTTCCGTGCGAGGTTGTTTGATCCGAGCCTCTTCGCTACCAGACTCCCAATCCGAAAGATGCTGGTAGATGTTCTCCGAAACAATGATCGCCATGTCGACCATCGTGCCGATCGCGATCGCGATCCCCGCCAGCGACATGATGTTCGCTCCGACGCCGACGAACCGCATCGCGATGAACGACATCAGCACGGCTGCCGGCAAACAGATCGCGACAACGAAACTGCTGCGGATGTGCAATAGAAACAAGAGGATGATGATCGCCGTGATGATGATCTCGTCGCGTAACGCATGCGTCAGCGTCGCCATCGTCTCGTCGATCAGTCCGCTGCGATCGTAGACGCCATGAATGGTCACTCCTTGTAGCGATGGCGTTATCGCGGCGATCTTGGCTTTCACGCGGTCGATGACGACTCGAGGATTTTCGCCGTATCGCATCACGACCACGCCGCCAACTGCTTCGGCTCCGTTGTAATCCAATGCACCGCGACGAAAATCAGGGCCAATCTGCACATTGGCAATGTCGCGGACGCGAACGGGAACTCCGTCACGCTGCATGATGACGGTGTCCTCGATGTCCTCAACCGCTTTGTCTTTGTCACCGCCAGAGCCGAGGAACCCCTTGCTGCGGACGATGAACTCCATGCCGGTCGTTTCGACTGTCTTAGCACCGACGTCCAAATTCGATCCCTTGATCGCCATCGCCAACTTGTCGAGCGATACGTTGTGAAAGCGAAGCTTGTCGGGATCGACTTCGATTTGATACTGGCGCACGTAACCGCCGATCGACGCGACCTCGCTGACCCCTTCGACCGCCTGCAATTCGTACTTCACAACGAAGTCTTGCATGCTGCGAAGTTCCGCCAGCCCCATGCCTTCCTCGGGTGGCTGAAGCGTGTAGTAGTAAACCTGTCCCAATCCGGTCGCGTCCGGGCCAAGTTGTGGCACGACGCCATCGGGCAACTGTGACGCGGCACTGCCGAGTTGCTCAGAAACTCGGCTGCGTGCCCAGTAAAAGTCAATTTCGTCCTTGAACGTGACCTGCACAAAGCTGTAGCCGAACATGCTCTTGCCACGCACCGATTCCGCACCGGGAACAGCGAGCAACGAAACGCTCAGCGGATAGGTGACTTGGTCTTCGATGTCCTTTGGCGAGCGACCCGGCCAAGGCGTCAACACGATGACTTGGTTCTCGCCAATGTTGGGAATCGCGTCGATCGGAATCGACTTGAAGCTGACCCAGCCAGCGACGCTTAGACCAATGGTCAGCAATACCACCAGCCAAGGTTCTTTAACGCAGAAGCGAATGATTAGATTAAGCATGGTTCGTCTCCTTATTGCACCGTGCGCGCGATTGAGGGAACCATGCCCGCGGGCATTGCCATATCACGAACTACTTCGCCGCACGTCAGCATCTCGCTGCCCCAATATGGGTTCTGCAAGTCGCCGCCGGGCTGCATCCAGTCGCCACCGCCGCCGGGAACCATCGGGCAGTAATAGTGCGTCAACTTCACAGCCGTCTTCGGCCCGCGAGCCACCGTGGCCGCTCGCAACATTGCGTGACTGACACCGCGATAGGCCTCGCGAGCCGTTTCTAACGAACCGTCCATGCGTGACGCCGCGCGGCGAGCAGTTGCGAACCGCCGTTGAGCTTCATCGGGAACATTGGCCAACATTTCCAGTTCGCGGAGACCTTCGATCAGCGTATTCAACGCAACGGGCGGAGGCGTTTGGTCGGCCGCCATTGCGCATTGGATTTCAAAGTACGCGTCGTAGGTTCGATCAAGCGTTTTGCCAGCGTCGCTGGCCAGCATGACAGGAGTAGTATTGGGAAGTTCCAGCGGTCCCGGCGAATAGCTCGGTGCTTTCGTCGGGTCCATCAACGAAGGATTGCCGGCGAGCTGCATTTGTGAGTCGATCAGGAAATTGCCGCCCGTCGCAACCGTCTCACCAGCCGAAAGTCCTTCCACAATCACCGCTTCTTTGCGATTCATGGGACCGACCGCAACTCGGCGAATCTCAAAACGTCCCGGTTCGGTTTCGACGTAGATCACGCTGTTTTCACCAGCCAGAAGCACGGCATCGCGCGGAACGGTCACGACTTGTTGCATCGGCAAGGGTTCTGATGCGAACCCAAGCTGCGACGTCGGCACCAAATCCATGTCACAAAGCGGACACTTACCGGGTTCGTCGCGGATGACTTGCGGGTGCATCGGGCTGATGAATTTGTTCGCCAGTGCCGGATCGTAAACTTGGTCCATTGGGATCGCCGGCACGGTCACCCGAGCAGTGGCATAGTCGCCCGGTCGCAGCTTGCCGTCGAAGTTCATGATCTCGACACGGACGCGAACCGTTCGCGTCTTCGGGTTCACGGTGGGGTCAATGAAAGCGACGCGGCCCGTGAATACTTCGCCCGGCATCGACTGAATTTCCGCTTCAACTTGTTGGCCGAAACGAACAGCCGATGCGTCGTCGGGGAACAGATCAAGCATCAGCCAAACACTGCTTAGGTCGGCTACACGGTAAAGCTTGTCTCCCGTTTTCACGTAGTCGCCCTCAACCGCTGACTTTTCGATCACGGTTCCTCTCTGCGGTGACTTGATGCGGATGCGCGACATTGGTTTACCCGACTTCCCCAACTGCTCGATCTGACTTTCCGTCATCCCCAGTTCCGTCAAATTTTCCCGTGCCATCTTGTTCAAATCGCCGCCAGAGATTTGAAAGCGACCAATCTTGCCATCGCTGTTCATGCTGGTGATGAATTCGGTTTGAGCGGTGTAGAGCTGCGGGCTGTAGATCAATGCCAGATCATCGCCTTCCTTGACCTTCACTCCGGCATAGTTCGCGTACATCTTTTCCAAGCGGCCGTCGATGTAGGCACTGATAGTCGATAGTTGGCTTTCGTCGTAGTCGATCGAGCCGATCGTGCGAATGGTGCGATTGACTTCACCCATCTTTGACATCGCGGTTCGAATGCCGACCAATCGTCGCGCCGATGATTCAATCGTGACCGAGATGCCGTCGCCGCCTCCACCTCCAGTTGCTTCAACCAGTTCCATCGCACACACGGGACACCGTCCGGGTTCCGTCGACGGTGGCGTACACATCATTGGACAGATGTATCGCTTGTCTTCGCCACCGCCGGATTCTGCAACGGATTCGCCTTGGCCCCCGGAAAAGCCATCCGCAGTCAGCCACTTCGTTCGCTGTGCGACACCGAGCAGAAAAAATACGAGTCCGACTACGACGACGACCGTTGATGCTTGCACAGCAGTGCGCACCAGCCACTTCATCCCGCCATCACTTTGCGGTGGGGTCGGCTTGGCTTCAATAGGCGTGGTCGTTTCTTCGGCCACCGCTTCCACTGGCTCGCTATCGGTCGGCGCATCCGTATCCACGCTGCTGACTTTATCGTCAACGTCGGCTTTGTTGGGTTCGATTGGTTCGTCCTGATTCATGACAGTTCTCGCGGCGTTTTCCGGCACGCGTTTGTGGTTCCATCCACGAACGTCAGCTCAAGAGGTGACTGGCCGACGACGCGACGGAGGGGATCGCATCATCGACCAGTCATCGCCTCCAGGCTGTGACCGGTTCATTGTTTTGGTGACGCGATCAAATCGCGTAGGGATTGCATCTGGATAGACTTCATTCGGAACGAGCGCGCAGCATCATTCGCGTGAAAGCCAACTTGAAAACGAAGAGCTACGAGCGCGCAGCTCTCCTATCGAGACGACGCTAGATGCGCCAGATGCAAAGAAACCGCTGAGAGAAATGCGGTGAGTGATCGCCGATCGGCAATCGTGACATCAGTTGATCTGGACGAATTGAAAGTCCAGCCTCGGATGCAACGTGATCCAAGTACGCAATCACGACCAAATCACGAACCTGAGGAACAGGTACGCGATGTGGTGCCGGTGCTAGCGGTTCTGATCGAATGCCACACATGCACGATGACAACGCAAATTGGTCTTGAACCAATTTCTCGTCGTCGGATTTCGGTGGCTCGGGCACGACATCAGAAATTTCACCGAACAGGTCGTCGTGCTTTGATTGTTCGCCTTTCTTCGTGCAGCAACTGCTGGCGTCTTCTTCATTGCCGCTACAGCAACCGCACAGTTCGCCGTCCGTTTTCACTTCACAGCATTTGCAAGCGTGGCAGACCGTCTCGGCCTCGCAGCACTGACCTTGAGCACATGTTCCCTGCGCAGCCACCAACGCCATCGGCTGAATCACCATTGCAGCGATCAGACAAAGATTAACGGCGGTGCGAATTAGGGGGAAGTTGTTCACTATGGCCTTCCGAAATAGATACCCATGCCCGGTATGTGAACTGTATCGGAAATCTGGCCGAAAAGTTCAATAGGAATCACCCGGTTAGGCAAACTTTGACTTCTTCAGTGTAACGGAACAGGACGGAAATGCCATGGATCGGCAATATTGGACACCTGCTACGAAACAAACCAAGCGAATATTGCTTGGTGCACTGATCGCCGCCTCCATGTCCGGTTGTGCGACCCAAAGAGGCGTCCAAATTGCCTCGGACACCCAAAAAGCGACCTCATTCGTCGCCGCTGAAACAGTCTCAACGAACACGCGGCCGGAGGCAATTGCCTATCGATCTGTCGAAACGCCAGTGCAATTGGCTGGCTTCAACGATGGCATGGTCGTCGCCTCGCCCGCCGCGTTCACGCTGCCACAAGACAACGACGGTGAGCTGGGATTGGACAGCGAAGAGGCAGATGTATCGAGCCGCAGCTTCAGCGACTTCCTGCAATTGGATCCACCTGAAGAAGATGGGGAGAGGGGGAGTCAGGGAGATGGGGAGAGCGATGAAGATGAAGTTCGAAACACCGACTCCCAGACTCCCCCTCTCCCAGACTCCCCCACTCCCAGCTCCCCCACCGCCCCAGTCGAGTTCTTCGTCAACGAAGCACTATCGCGGCACCCGAAAATCCTTGCCGCACGACAGCGAGTCGCCGCCGCATCAAACGTCATCCCGCAAGCCAAAGCACTTCCCGACCCAACGTTCAACAACACGTTCTGGCCGTTCCATGACAACGCGTTGCAAACCGCAGGCGGTCGTGTCGGAAATCAGATGTCGGTTAACCAGAAAGTCCCGTTTCCCGACAAGCTAAAAACGAAAGCCATCATTGCGAGTCGCGAAGTCCAGATCGCTCAAACCGAAGTCGACGGAATCGCTCGCGAGATCACTGAGTCCGTACGACTGGCATACTACGAAGTCTGGTTTGCCACACGTGCGATCGCGATCATCGAGGAAACCAAAGACCTCGTCGCTGACTTGACTGACGTTGCCGAAGCCCGCTACCGCAGCGGTGGTTCGCAACAAGACGTGCTGCGCGCTCAGCTTGAAACCGATCGCCTCGACGAACAACTCATCACGCTTCGCAGACAAAAGCAAGTCGCCCAAGCCGACCTCGCAACGCTGCTGCAACAACCTGTTGACTTGCTTCCCGAAGCAACGGATGAACTCGGTATCACTGACACGCCCCAGCAAATTGAAGAATTGATCGCGTTGGCCGAACAATGCAATCCAAAACTGCGGGGTCTTGCGTGGGAAATTCAACGCGACCGCGACAAGGAACGCTTGGCGTGTTTGCAGCAGTATCCTGACTTCAATGTCGGCCTCAGCTGGGGATTGATCAGCGACGGTCACGATGTGATCAGTCCTGTCGCCAACGGGAACGACAACCTGAGCATCAGCTTTGGGACGACGCTGCCGATCTGGCGGGAAAAGATTAACGCCGGCATCCGCGAAGCCGCTCACCGACGCAGCAGCACCACCCGTCGCCTCGAAGCCGAACGCGACGAACTCTACGGAAAGATCCGTCGCCTGATCGTTCAAGCCGACGCATTGGCGGAACAACGCGATATCTATGAAAACCGCATCATTCCCCGCACCGAAGGCACACTTGAACTTTCGATCGCCGACTACCGTGGCAAACGCACGGACTTCTTCACGCTGATAAAAACCTACCGCGAGCTCTTAATGTTCGAGACCCAACTCGCCCGCATCGACG is from Crateriforma conspicua and encodes:
- a CDS encoding efflux RND transporter periplasmic adaptor subunit — its product is MNQDEPIEPNKADVDDKVSSVDTDAPTDSEPVEAVAEETTTPIEAKPTPPQSDGGMKWLVRTAVQASTVVVVVGLVFFLLGVAQRTKWLTADGFSGGQGESVAESGGGEDKRYICPMMCTPPSTEPGRCPVCAMELVEATGGGGGDGISVTIESSARRLVGIRTAMSKMGEVNRTIRTIGSIDYDESQLSTISAYIDGRLEKMYANYAGVKVKEGDDLALIYSPQLYTAQTEFITSMNSDGKIGRFQISGGDLNKMARENLTELGMTESQIEQLGKSGKPMSRIRIKSPQRGTVIEKSAVEGDYVKTGDKLYRVADLSSVWLMLDLFPDDASAVRFGQQVEAEIQSMPGEVFTGRVAFIDPTVNPKTRTVRVRVEIMNFDGKLRPGDYATARVTVPAIPMDQVYDPALANKFISPMHPQVIRDEPGKCPLCDMDLVPTSQLGFASEPLPMQQVVTVPRDAVLLAGENSVIYVETEPGRFEIRRVAVGPMNRKEAVIVEGLSAGETVATGGNFLIDSQMQLAGNPSLMDPTKAPSYSPGPLELPNTTPVMLASDAGKTLDRTYDAYFEIQCAMAADQTPPPVALNTLIEGLRELEMLANVPDEAQRRFATARRAASRMDGSLETAREAYRGVSHAMLRAATVARGPKTAVKLTHYYCPMVPGGGGDWMQPGGDLQNPYWGSEMLTCGEVVRDMAMPAGMVPSIARTVQ
- a CDS encoding TolC family protein yields the protein MDRQYWTPATKQTKRILLGALIAASMSGCATQRGVQIASDTQKATSFVAAETVSTNTRPEAIAYRSVETPVQLAGFNDGMVVASPAAFTLPQDNDGELGLDSEEADVSSRSFSDFLQLDPPEEDGERGSQGDGESDEDEVRNTDSQTPPLPDSPTPSSPTAPVEFFVNEALSRHPKILAARQRVAAASNVIPQAKALPDPTFNNTFWPFHDNALQTAGGRVGNQMSVNQKVPFPDKLKTKAIIASREVQIAQTEVDGIAREITESVRLAYYEVWFATRAIAIIEETKDLVADLTDVAEARYRSGGSQQDVLRAQLETDRLDEQLITLRRQKQVAQADLATLLQQPVDLLPEATDELGITDTPQQIEELIALAEQCNPKLRGLAWEIQRDRDKERLACLQQYPDFNVGLSWGLISDGHDVISPVANGNDNLSISFGTTLPIWREKINAGIREAAHRRSSTTRRLEAERDELYGKIRRLIVQADALAEQRDIYENRIIPRTEGTLELSIADYRGKRTDFFTLIKTYRELLMFETQLARIDATLAGTIAQLDRTVGCPQ
- a CDS encoding efflux RND transporter permease subunit; its protein translation is MLNLIIRFCVKEPWLVVLLTIGLSVAGWVSFKSIPIDAIPNIGENQVIVLTPWPGRSPKDIEDQVTYPLSVSLLAVPGAESVRGKSMFGYSFVQVTFKDEIDFYWARSRVSEQLGSAASQLPDGVVPQLGPDATGLGQVYYYTLQPPEEGMGLAELRSMQDFVVKYELQAVEGVSEVASIGGYVRQYQIEVDPDKLRFHNVSLDKLAMAIKGSNLDVGAKTVETTGMEFIVRSKGFLGSGGDKDKAVEDIEDTVIMQRDGVPVRVRDIANVQIGPDFRRGALDYNGAEAVGGVVVMRYGENPRVVIDRVKAKIAAITPSLQGVTIHGVYDRSGLIDETMATLTHALRDEIIITAIIILLFLLHIRSSFVVAICLPAAVLMSFIAMRFVGVGANIMSLAGIAIAIGTMVDMAIIVSENIYQHLSDWESGSEEARIKQPRTEVVYEATVEVAPAVVTAVATTIVSFLPVFFLTGRDYKLFSPLAYTKTFAIAAAMITAVTIVPALCRLMLRSNVRRKSAALLAGVSLAGLLGVASHFLWGSRLAERFGLETWIVTTVAAVIGFIAGWQLLRERIRPIEEIPSSRFVRWIYAARLRYALNHKAVALSFPLMLLIIGVGAYVGMPTVLRPVEKFANLFGADLNDFPGYVDAKHVFTGLQSDDWIALDEGSWFYMPTLYPAASFSQAMQVLQTQDVLIGQIPEVKDVLGKIGRVESALDPAPAAMVETYVMLKPESEWREGVTARDVWDEINRVATLPGVTPASALQPIEGRVVMLQSGIKAPMAIRVYGNELDELADAAMNVSAELKKSPLINAGTVNPDIVLGKPYVEFTVDREAASRYGMSSSMVNQVIETALGGMNLIKTVEGRERYPVRLRYNRDLREQIDGLKRLPVVTHSGAVVPLEELATLETTWGPGAINSENGRLVAHVSFMTNGSKGDLESVSAIEEQLREAQSLPPSDPNRLSLPAGYSLEAVGSFRNQIEANRRLMWIIPMVICINLMLLYMEFRNLSISLAVFSGIPVAFAGGMIAVATMGVELNTAVWVGFIALFGLAVDDGVVMATYIHQLLKKRKVETVEDIRNTVYEAGLKRIRPCMMTTVTTLAALIPVLIATGRGADVARAMAIPVFGGMLAEPFTSFIVPTLYCGYLELKMRFGFQDELWEGTEAMPEEELMKAA